Proteins from a single region of Hordeum vulgare subsp. vulgare chromosome 6H, MorexV3_pseudomolecules_assembly, whole genome shotgun sequence:
- the LOC123403241 gene encoding uncharacterized protein LOC123403241, with translation MREVKKKPKSQQEGDGDGDAPMGNVESSACPSLPPPRPHIHGVPSLYYHQYPLGRPGTAAPPPVSFPMHVERHRAVAVSAGVNVKGHTMRLELRFFVAAYPPPTTAVVALVAVVSKAVRRRSRRPQCCGGSRSGGASRPLLPLRGSRSFFRASTSSLAKSKSAPPSSPGGPRIAHARLARLGLISRVSHVV, from the coding sequence ATGCGGGAGGTCAAGAAAAAAcctaaatcgcagcaagaaggcgACGGTGACGGTGACGCGCCGATGGGCAACGTCGAAAGCAGCGCCTGCCCCAGCCTGCCACCGCCGCGGCCTCATATACACGGGGTGCCTTCGCTGTACTACCACCAGTACCCGCTAGGGCGTCCGGgcaccgccgcgccgccgccggtgTCGTTCCCCATGCATGTGGAGCGGCACAGGGCCGTTGCGGTGAGTGCTGGCGTCAACGTCAAGGGGCATACCATGCGGCTGGAGCTCAGATTTTTTGTCGCAGCATACCCTCCCCCAACCACCGCCGTCGTCGCCCTCGTCGCCGTCGTGTCCAAGGCCGTCCGTCGCCGCTCGCGGCGCCCGCAATGTTGCGGGGGATCCCGAAGCGGAGGCGCCAGCCGTCCCCTGTTGCCGCTGCGGGGGAGCAGAAGCTTCTTCCGAGCGAGCACGTCGAGCTTAGCGAAGTCGAAATCCGCACCACCGTCATCGCCGGGCGGGCCACGCATTGCTCATGCGCGCCTGGCTCGCCTGGGTTTGATTTCCCGTGTCTCCCATGTAGTCTAG